One window of the Branchiostoma lanceolatum isolate klBraLanc5 chromosome 3, klBraLanc5.hap2, whole genome shotgun sequence genome contains the following:
- the LOC136430973 gene encoding protein mono-ADP-ribosyltransferase PARP14-like isoform X1 — MDTLDDPERCVVVHGLPTDLSAGTLKDKLNIHFQSWRKSSGGDVRKVELTDDGQTAYVWFEARETAQNVLQKEQLFEITVKGEKREVPLNVEARRAGDIKQDQTENADEDVAKKSTGPDDSADKKPTETSEETSAEGEATEGPGSERTDSLDDFVVLEREGMEYFDNTQTESQSLEDGATVGSPEKYLPSETERKLLLQDVQRELGFEKPSIVPSVNLYEGNSSVKSKTGPEGEKPLNNAGMTGSYISRRIVHTQEEALLKVHRNVMTPPDGATTEEEESATGPDEREDDDTQEASSIKPEEIINTDTGSDGKDCTIVVKGVKETTDADTLRDFFESKRISDGAEVTSLDRKDGVVTVTFNDAEAVNAVLKNRPLHLEGAELAVSVPTDTGSDGKDCTIVVKGVKETTDADTLRDFFESKRISDGAEVTSLDRKDGVVTVTFTDAAAVSAVLKNRPLHLEGSELAASVPAAERPREPAPIDQRRVFLTGLPQDTDAEIVALYMEARGRSEVHSVEFGLEPGTVLVTFEDAMQDMETVIRKCQGKPLHGATLSAVPVFMTDWIVVTNLPEQATTHKDTVALYFESKKRSGGGDVADVKLLPEEKMAYIQFENYQSVSNVVKREHKLQQTPIEVRPFHPCLGMKTATVKPKPIKMPSPVVVQVDPTVMQYMTSDDDSILSVKSSLRCVSASLEWPHKDDRRLAALVPSFPDNEAARAIDEPDWSHEALETFNKILSSFSSESIQVPATVWDTVSARLAQICNRADPDKKVVMKVSSTDQAMTLTGPSVYVSQVVKAIRDSISKEEEEYAKAIAVVLGPPIEMKPLELQHLLETGYIEAVTKKHRVEADTVGRLVFKGVSTSIHAATVEVYEKLRKISTNQMPASAAEGFLRFVTRDPWKSYIKKCIKEQRIQAHWAVVEGGMLTVVAESEDEFLKAVDRFKSTVTETEMPVHGPALKILDSDKWTSFLSTIQDSFSGLLQIAVNSDNGGKLVLITGPSGNVNVAKEQIDQFLKNNTVLESFVEMPVGVVEFLKKMKKEVIGKLQGNLQNGEGYITATTDGEVSGFTVVGTQDGIQQTVKHLQQLQGSVTHQQLSIQNPGMKKYFSPGQPGEEKLKSIGDVFNCIIKTHQEKKPDDIHCEPLNHVLLPRSRKLVVFKDDLTKHHVDAVTNAANKNLKNGGGLAEAIIKAGGREIQDHCDRIMKEEPTGLMVGAVRVTGPGKLPCKSVIHAVGPNFHEIKDDKRSRDELFITVTNVLEMASRYGFRSVAIPAISSGIFGGPLDLCTKTVVRATGLYFKRNNESNVNEVHFVGIDMDIAQSFNKAMLETFDEYGGWNPDSDSRENSLEWVVLPPAGARGPPPCPPEYAEHLVTPDSYRMFTNQGLKITLARGSISDQQADVIVNTIGSDLNLRTGAVSKALLDVAGPKLQVECDKIKKDLGRLPSHGEVVQTSAGNLESKRVYHAVCSFWNPQDSAKSEDVLRKIVSACLKAADKGSMRTIAFPALGTGGLGYPKDVVARLMFEETLSHSGKNPAGDLEEVKFVIYDQPSFEAFLSELGKNTEIGAGAASSTEPTSSVTAPDTEEPVAVQMTSDGSFKTKVTMRDVVVEVEQGDITREKVDAIVNPTRGDMDLSLGKVSQVLKRTGGPVVQTECEKYDKSKLKKDGVGITAAGGLASRYILHLVAPGFETEKWKKAVMNCLAFAESHQLKSLAFPALGTGQMAKDPTESATMIIEAIAEFAQKKNPKHLKHVRIVIFEAGMMKPFHDKLGKCLKTSSSLSLKNFVSGVKKLVKKIRPEPAKPPPLTPQKPVVQLDIYAGSKEDVESAANKINETANRESKTHYVTDKLIARLTDEDVATVQQKALERDVYMEICNGGKKIRLQGLAEDILVLQSEIHQILARVMNEGKQREHAQLIAAVIKWVYVENGTEVEFDRLTNLKIENALNEGRTRVKVDVDDVGECIAHLPQNILVTVQGGHRYKLKRKAAGEPEFPSTWTAVKSDFDMVSVDANSPEYDGIVSAFRKSAGGNSIEIQSVRRVQSRLCYTQYMTTKKEKETSGRISNKNLERRLYHGTSAETCDKIARHGFNRSFCRTENLYGSGVYFASSAFYALQDSYSRPDDQGYKHVFVAKVLTGDYCKGAPNLVAFPSKTEDGSLLYDSVVDDEENPNIFVVFHDTVAYPEYLIKFKEKSDTPAEWTRMRYDTALAIEPVDRSTAEYQRVSRMFTDTTTDNRTIVKIERIQSRFLWTQYQQRRQVLSAIFPPGMQFERHLFHGVSGNMCEDISIQGFNSHNAGNYDPDYGLGVYFTVNSADSAGDRHAPTHSATGERYMYLARVLTGGFCQGAPGLAHPQPWDLPDGTGDDVYLSAVDNAENPKIFVIFDVVAEVQAYPEYLITFK; from the exons ATGGATACCTTAGATGACCCCGAAAGGTGCGTAGTTGTCCATGGCTTGCCGACGGACCTGTCAGCTGGGACGCTGAAGGACAAGTTGAATATCCACTTCCAGAGTTGGCGGAAGTCAAGCGGGGGCGATGTCAGGAAAGTGGAGCTGACAGACGATGGACAGACGGCTTATGTTTGGTTTGAAGCCCGAGAAA CGGCACAAAACGTCCTGCAAAAAGAACAGCTCTTTGAAATCACGGTTAAGGGCGAGAAACGAGAGGTTCCGCTGAATGTGGAGGCGCGCCGAGCTGGGGACATCAAACAGGACCAAACTGAGAACGCCGACGAAGATGTCGCCAAGAAATCTACTGGGCCAGACGACAGTGCCGACAAGAAACCGACCGAGACTTCAGAGGAAACCAGCGCAGAGGGAGAAGCGACCGAGGGCCCGGGTTCCGAACGGACGGATTCCTTGGACGACTTCGTCGTTCTGGAGAGAGAGGGAATGGAATATTTCGACAATACCCAAACAGAG AGTCAGTCACTTGAAGACGGAGCGACCGTCGGTTCTCCAGAGAAGTACCTACCGTCGGAAACTGAACGGAAACTGCTTCTACAAGATGTTCAGCGGGAACTTGGTTTCGAGAAACCTTCAATCGTGCCTTCTGTCAACCTGTATGAAG GGAATAGCTCTGTCAAGTCCAAGACAGGGCCGGAGGGTGAGAAACCGCTGAACAACGCCGGGATGACCGGCAGTTACATCTCACGCCGCATCGTACATACACAGGAGGAGGCGCTTCTCAAG GTTCACCGGAATGTGATGACTCCACCTGATGGCGCCACTACAGAAGAGGAGGAGTCGGCAACCGGACCAGATGAGCGGGAAGACGACGACACACAGGAAGCCAGTAGCATCAAACCTGAGGAGATAATAAACACAG ACACAGGTTCTGACGGAAAAGACTGCACCATCGTTGTGAAAGGGGTGAAAGAGACTACCGATGCCGACACTCTGAGGGACTTCTTTGAAAGTAAGAGGATCTCTGACGGTGCCGAGGTCACGAGTCTGGACAGAAAGGACGGAGTGGTGACGGTCACGTTCAATGATGCTGAAG CTGTCAATGCTGTTCTGAAGAACCGCCCCTTGCACCTGGAAGGCGCGGAGCTGGCGGTGTCAGTCCCCACAGACACAGGTTCTGACGGAAAAGACTGCACCATCGTTGTGAAAGGGGTGAAAGAGACTACCGATGCCGACACTCTGAGGGACTTCTTTGAAAGTAAGAGGATCTCTGACGGCGCCGAGGTCACGAGTCTGGACAGAAAGGACGGAGTGGTGACGGTCACGTTCACTGATGCTGCAG CTGTCAGTGCTGTTCTGAAGAACCGCCCCTTGCATCTGGAAGGCTCGGAGCTGGCGGCGTCAGTGCCGGCGGCAGAACGTCCACGTGAGCCGGCGCCTATCGACCAACGCAGGGTGTTCCTAACGGGACTCCCCCAGGACACTGACGCCGAGATAG TGGCACTGTACATGGAGGCCAGGGGTAGAAGCGAGGTCCACTCCGTTGAATTCGGTCTAGAACCTGGAACCGTCCTCGTTACCTTTGAGGACGCCATGCAAG ACATGGAGACAGTCATACGGAAGTGCCAGGGGAAACCTCTTCATGGCGCCACACTCTCAGCCGTTCCCGTCTTCATGACGGATTGGATCGTGGTGACTAACTTACCAGAGCAG gcCACCACTCACAAAGACACAGTTGCTCTGTACTTCGAAAGCAAGAAACGCAGTGGAGGTGGCGATGTGGCAGATGTAAAGCTTCTTCCGGAAGAGAAGATGGCGTACATCCAGTTTGAAAACTACCAAA GTGTTTCCAACGTCGTCAAGCGGGAGCACAAGCTCCAGCAAACCCCGATAGAAGTCCGGCCGTTCCATCCTTGCCTCGGAATGAAGACTGCAACTGTCAAGCCTAAACCAATCAAAATGCCATCACCGGTTGTGGTTCAGGTGGACCCAACTGTCATGCAGTACATGACCAGTGATGACGACTCGATACTGTCTGTGAAGTCATCCCTTCGCTGCGTCTCTGCATCACTCGAGTGGCCCCACAAAGATGACCGAAGGCTTGCAGCTCTTGTTCCATCGTTTCCAGACAATGAAGCTGCGCGTGCCATCGATGAGCCTGACTGGTCTCACGAGGCGCTGGAAACCTTCAACAAGATCCTTTCGAGTTTCTCTTCTGAGTCGATCCAAGTCCCTGCCACCGTCTGGGATACCGTATCAGCCAGACTGGCACAGATATGCAACCGTGCCGATCCAGACAAAAAAGTGGTGATGAAGGTAAGTTCCACCGACCAGGCTATGACGCTCACTGGTCCCAGTGTGTATGTTTCCCAAGTCGTCAAGGCCATACGAGACTCCATCTCCAAAGAGGAAGAGGAATATGCGAAGGCGATAGCGGTTGTCCTTGGTCCACCCATAGAGATGAAGCCATTGGAGCTTCAGCATCTCCTGGAGACAGGGTACATCGAAGCCGTGACGAAGAAACACCGCGTGGAAGCAGACACAGTTGGACGTCTGGTCTTTAAGGGGGTTTCTACATCCATCCATGCCGCTACAGTTGAAGTGTACGAAAAACTGAGGAAGATATCAACCAACCAGATGCCTGCGTCAGCAGCCGAGGGGTTCTTACGCTTCGTTACCAGAGACCCGTGGAAGTCGTACATAAAAAAGTGCATCAAGGAGCAGCGGATCCAAGCTCACTGGGCCGTCGTGGAGGGAGGAATGCTCACCGTTGTGGCCGAATCAGAGGACGAGTTCCTCAAAGCCGTGGATCGCTTCAAGAGCACAGTGACGGAGACGGAAATGCCTGTCCATGGTCCAGCTCTGAAGATCCTCGACTCGGATAAGTGGACAAGTTTCCTCTCAACCATCCAGGACTCATTTTCGGGCCTTCTCCAAATAGCTGTCAACAGTGACAACGGTGGCAAACTTGTGTTGATCACAGGTCCATCTGGAAACGTCAACGTGGCGAAAGAGCAAATTGACCAGTTCTTGAAGAACAATACTGTACTGGAAAGCTTTGTGGAGATGCCAGTCGGTGTGGTCGAGTTCctgaaaaagatgaagaaagaggTCATAGGCAAGTTGCAGGGAAATCTTCAGAATGGCGAGGGCTACATCACAGCGACTACAGATGGAGAGGTGTCGGGATTCACAGTTGTGGGGACCCAGGATGGCATACAGCAAACCGTCAAACATCTCCAGCAACTGCAGGGCAGTGTTACGCATCAGCAACTCTCCATCCAAAACCCAGGAATGAAGAAATACTTCTCACCCGGACAACCGGGAGAAGAAAAGCTGAAGTCTATTGGCGACGTCTTCAACTGCATTATTAAGACGCACCAGGAGAAGAAGCCAGACGATATTCATTGTGAGCCCTTAAACCACGTCCTCCTCCCTCGAAGCAGAAAGCTGGTTGTCTTCAAAGACGATTTGACGAAGCACCACGTCGATGCCGTCACGAACGCGGCAAACAAGAATCTGAAGAACGGAGGCGGTCTTGCAGAGGCAATCATAAAGGCAGGTGGCAGGGAAATCCAGGATCACTGCGACAGAATCATGAAGGAGGAACCCACAGGCTTGATGGTTGGTGCCGTGAGGGTCACTGGTCCAGGAAAACTGCCCTGCAAGTCTGTTATCCACGCCGTTGGGCCAAACTTCCACGAGATCAAAGACGACAAGCGCTCCCGTGATGAGCTGTTCATAACAGTCACTAACGTCCTGGAGATGGCATCAAGATATGGCTTCAGATCTGTGGCAATCCCTGCCATATCCTCCGGCATATTTGGGGGTCCGCTGGACCTCTGTACCAAAACGGTGGTCAGGGCTACAGGCTTGTACTTCAAGAGGAACAATGAGAGCAACGTCAATGAGGTCCACTTCGTTGGGATCGACATGGATATCGCCCAGTCGTTCAACAAGGCCATGCTGGAAACCTTCGATGAGTACGGAGGATGGAATCCTGATTCGGATTCACGAGAGAATAGTCTGGAGTGGGTCGTGCTACCACCTGCTGGAGCCCGAGGACCGCCACCTTGTCCGCCGGAGTACGCTGAGCACCTGGTAACCCCGGATTCATACAGAATGTTCACGAACCAGGGATTAAAGATCACGCTCGCAAGAGGCAGCATTTCGGATCAACAG GCGGACGTTATTGTCAACACCATCGGCTCAGACCTCAACCTAAGGACTGGCGCGGTCTCCAAAGCGCTCCTGGATGTAGCTGGACCCAAACTTCAG GTGGAATGCGACAAGATTAAGAAAGACCTCGGACGGCTTCCAAGTCACGGGGAAGTTGTGCAAACATCGGCGGGAAACCTGGAGTCCAAGCGCGTGTACCATGCCGTATGCTCTTTCTGGAACCCACAGGACAGTGCAAAGTCTGAAGAC gtTCTACGCAAAATTGTTTCAGCGTGCCTGAAAGCTGCGGACAAAGGCAGCATGCGCACGATTGCCTTCCCGGCCCTCGGTACGGGAGGCCTGGGTTATCCTAAGGACGTCGTCGCCCGCCTGATGTTTGAGGAAACACTGTCGCACAGTGGGAAGAACCCGGCAGGTGACCTGGAGGAGGTCAAGTTTGTGATCTACGATCAACCAAGTTTTGAG GCCTTTTTGTCCGAACTTGGTAAGAACACGGAGATTGGTGCAGGGGCCGCATCCTCAACGGAGCCAACTTCATCTGTGACTGCTCCCGACACGGAAG AGCCTGTTGCAGTTCAGATGACCTCAGACGGATCTTTTAAGACCAAAGTGACCATGCGTGACGTAGTGGTGGAGGTGGAGCAAGGTGACATCACCAGGGAGAAGGTGGACGCCATCGTTAACCCCACTCGAGGAGACATGGATCTGTCACTTG GCAAAGTGTCCCAAGTTCTGAAGAGGACGGGAGGACCTGTTGTACAAACGGAGTGCGAGAAATATG ATAAGAGCAAGTTGAAGAAAGACGGCGTGGGCATCACGGCTGCTGGTGGCCTCGCTTCCAGGTACATCCTCCATCTCGTAGCTCCCGGGTTCGAGACTGAGAAGTGGAAGAAGGCAGTCATGAACTGCCTCGCTTTCGCCGAAAGTCATCAGCTGAAAAGCTTGGCATTTCCGGCCCTCGGAACCG GTCAAATGGCCAAAGACCCGACAGAGTCAGCCACCATGATCATCGAGGCCATTGCTGAGTTCGCCCAGAAGAAAAATCCCAAACATCTGAAACATGTCCGCATTGTGATCTTTGAAGCGGGCATGATGAAACCGTTCCACGACAAGTTGGGCAAATGTTTGAAAACTTCCTCCTCCTTGTCTCTGAAGAATTTCGTGTCAG GAGTGAAGAAACTGGTGAAGAAGATACGTCCGGAACCGGCCAAACCGCCCCCACTTACACCACAGAAGCCGGTGGTTCAGCTCGACATCTACGCGGGCAGCAAGGAGGACGTGGAGTCTGCCGCCAACAAGATCAACGAGACCGCCAACAGGGAGAGCAAAACCCACTACGTCACCGACAAGCTCATCGCACGGCTGACTGACGAAGACGTTGCGACTGTTCAGCAGAAGGCGTTGGAGCGAGATGTCTACATGGAGATCTGCAATGGCGGGAAGAAGATCCGCCTTCAG GGGCTTGCTGAGGACATCCTAGTTCTTCAGTCCGAAATCCACCAGATTCTGGCCCGGGTGATGAACGAAGGGAAGCAGCGGGAACACGCTCAGCTTATCGCCGCAGTCATCAAGTGGGTGTACGTGGAGAACGGTACTGAGGTGGAGTTTGACCGGCTCACCAACCTGAAGATCGAAAATGCCTTAAACGAGGGGCGCACTCGGGTCAAGGTTGACGTTGATGACGTCGGGGAATGTATCGCACACCTTCCGCAAAACATCTTGGTGACTGTACAAGGGGGACATCGTTACAAGCTTAAGAGGAAAGCTGCAG GCGAACCAGAATTCCCCTCCACCTGGACTGCTGTGAAAAGTGACTTCGACATGGTCAGTGTGGATGCCAACAGTCCTGAGTACGACGGCATTGTCTCGGCATTCAGGAAATCTGCCGGAGGGAACAGCATTGAAATACAGTCG GTGAGACGCGTCCAGAGTCGCCTCTGCTACACGCAGTACATGACGAccaagaaggagaaagaaacgAGCGGCAGGATCAGTAACAAGAACCTGGAGCGCCGCCTGTACCACGGGACGTCAGCTGAGACGTGCGACAAGATCGCTCGGCACGGCTTTAACAGATCATTCTGCAGAACAG AAAACCTGTATGGATCCGGTGTCTACTTTGCGAGCTCAGCCTTCTACGCCCTTCAGGATTCCTACTCCCGCCCTGACGACCAGGGCTACAAACACGTCTTCGTGGCGAAAGTCCTGACTGGAGACTACTGCAAGGGTGCGCCGAACCTCGTGGCTTTTCCGTCGAAAACAGAAGACGGCAGTCTCCTGTACGACAGCGTGGTGGATGACGAGGAAAACCCGAACATCTTTGTGGTGTTCCACGACACCGTGGCGTATCCTGAGTATCTCATCAAGTTCAAAG AAAAATCCGACACCCCAGCTGAGTGGACCAGGATGAGGTACGACACAGCTCTCGCCATTGAGCCCGTCGATCGCTCAACAGCTGAGTATCAGCGTGTGTCCCGGATGTTCACAGACACCACCACCGACAACAGAACTATTGTTAAG ATCGAACGGATCCAAAGCCGGTTTCTGTGGACCCAGTACCAGCAGCGGAGACAGGTGCTGTCCGCCATCTTTCCACCCGGCATGCAGTTCGAGCGGCACCTGTTCCACGGGGTTTCTGGGAACATGTGTGAAGACATCAGCATCCAAGGCTTCAACTCGCACAACGCGGGCAATTACG ACCCTGACTACGGTCTCGGTGTGTACTTCACCGTCAACTCGGCTGACTCGGCAGGCGACCGTCACGCCCCGACCCACAGCGCGACCGGCGAgcggtacatgtacctggcgCGGGTCCTGACGGGAGGGTTCTGTCAGGGGGCTCCCGGCCTGGCCCACCCCCAGCCGTGGGACCTGCCGGACGGGACCGGGGACGACGTCTATCTGAGTGCCGTGGACAACGCGGAAAATCCGAAGATTTTCGTCATCTTCGATGTCGTCGCCGAGGTTCAGGCTTATCCTGAGTACCTGATCACATTCAAATGA